Within Candidatus Methylomirabilota bacterium, the genomic segment CCTCGGCCTCATCGTCCTGATGTCGCTGCCCTTCGCCTACACGCTCTCGCGCGCGTCGTTCCTCGGGGTGCCGTTCGTCCTCGGGACGATGGCCGTCTTCTCGACGCGGCGCCGCCTGGTCGTGAGCGCGCTCGTGGTGACGATCGTCGCCTCGCCGCTCGTCGTCACGCTCCTGCCCAAGCCGGTCGTGGATCGGCTCCTCTATACGTTCCAGCCGGAGACCGGCCAGGCGACGGTGCGGCTCGGGCGCATCGCCTTCGACCCCTCGACGTCCGCGCGCCTCATCAGCGTCCAGTCGGCGCTGGTGGGCTGGGCGAAGCGCCCCTTCCTCGGCTACGGCGTGACGGGGTTCGGGTTCATGGACGCCCAGTACGCGCGGACGCTCGTCGAGACGGGCATCCTCGGCCTCGGCGCCTTCCTCTGGCTCGTCTGGTCCGTGCTCCGGAACGGCGTCGGCGCGATCCGCTCCCTCCGGGACGACGACGAGCGCGGGCTCGCGCTCGGCTTCGTCGCGGGCCTCGTCGGGCTCCTCGTGCACGCGATCGGCGCGAACACCTTCATCATCGTCCGCATCATGGAGCCCTTCTGGTTCTTCGCCGCGGTGATCGTCACGCTCCCCGTCTTGGCAGCGCAGGAGACGGCGGTGCCCGCGCGCCCGGCGCGGACGGCCCGGCGCGTCGCGTGAGACTACAGCGCAGGGTGCGCGAGCGGGCCCGCCGGGTCCAGCTCCTCGTGATGGACGTGGACGGCGTGCTGACGGACGGCCGCATGATCCTCTCGGAGCGCGGCGACGAGCTGAAGGCGTTCAACACCCGCGACGGTATCGCGGTGGCGCTCGCCAAGCGCGCGGGCCTCCGGACGGCGATCGTGACGGGCGAGTCGAGCCCGATCGCGAAGGCGCGCGGCGCGAAGCTCGGCGTGGACTCGGTCGTCCTGGGCGCCCGGCGCAAGGGCGAGACCGTGGAGGCGCTCATGGCCGAGTTCGGCTTGCCCGCCGAGGCCGTGGCGTACGTCGGCGACGACCTCCTCGACATCCCCGCGATGCAGCGCGTGGGGCTCGCGATCGCGGTCGCCGACGCCGCGCCGCCGGTCAAGGCGGTCGCCCACGTCGTCACGCGCGCCGCGGGCGGGCGGGGGGCGGTCCGCGAGTGCGTCGAGCTGATCCTCCGGGCGCAGGGCGCCTGGACGCGCGTCGTGGGCGCCTACGTGAGCGAGCACGGAGGACGATGACGCCGCCCGGCGCCCCGGGGCTCCGCGGCCGGACCCTCCGGGGCTTCATCCTGCTCGCGGCGCAGCGGGTCGCGAGCCTCCTCGTGATCGCGGCGGGCGGGATCGCCCTGGCCCGCCTGCTCACGCCCGCGGATTTCGGGTTCTACGCGATCTTCTCGTTCGTCATCGGCCTCTGTGTCACCCTCTCCGACCTCGGGCTCGGGGCGGCGCTGGTCCAGCGGCGCGACCTCGACCCCGCCGTCACGCTGGGCACGACCTTCACCCTGAACCTCGCGCTCGCGACCGCGCTGGCCGTCGGGCTCGCTTTGCTGGCGCCCGTCGTCACGCGCTGGCTCGGCGCCGCCGCCGACGTGACGGCGCCGCTGCGTTGCCTCGCGCCGCTGAT encodes:
- a CDS encoding HAD-IIIA family hydrolase; the protein is MRERARRVQLLVMDVDGVLTDGRMILSERGDELKAFNTRDGIAVALAKRAGLRTAIVTGESSPIAKARGAKLGVDSVVLGARRKGETVEALMAEFGLPAEAVAYVGDDLLDIPAMQRVGLAIAVADAAPPVKAVAHVVTRAAGGRGAVRECVELILRAQGAWTRVVGAYVSEHGGR
- a CDS encoding O-antigen ligase family protein; this encodes MDFAFVLAIALAVFLVVFIKTEVGLYLVIFSMLLSPELGSAGGGLAEGRRIIVRTEDVLLLVVAFSWFAKTAVNKELGLTVKTPLNQAISIYIAATAIATLVGYATGTVGGLGGFFYVLKYVEYFVVYYMVVNNLGDRPQAWRLVTAAFLTAIIVSLIGAAQIPSGQRVSAPFEGREGEPNTFGGYLLLMMAIAGGIALETKRFRVRATCLGLIVLMSLPFAYTLSRASFLGVPFVLGTMAVFSTRRRLVVSALVVTIVASPLVVTLLPKPVVDRLLYTFQPETGQATVRLGRIAFDPSTSARLISVQSALVGWAKRPFLGYGVTGFGFMDAQYARTLVETGILGLGAFLWLVWSVLRNGVGAIRSLRDDDERGLALGFVAGLVGLLVHAIGANTFIIVRIMEPFWFFAAVIVTLPVLAAQETAVPARPARTARRVA